In Ignavibacteriota bacterium, the following proteins share a genomic window:
- a CDS encoding YicC family protein, which produces MVTSMTGFGRGEASSGARHISVELRSVNNRFLEIALRLPRSLSLRENDCKDQIRKQITRGKINVTVTVDRGTEAGTDVRLNVDAAKAHYKMLRDLKKALKLKEQVKLDHLLHFSEIFQKDEEEGSDAVEWEMTQKAMDTAVADLLSMRQQEGRELEKDFRTRIAMISDRLDEIERLAKDQVPRERERMKERIKQIIESEKVDEGRLELEVALLADRLDVTEECVRFRAHNKFFLEALTSADSPGRRLNFLIQEMNREANTIGSKSSAQEIAHIVVGIKEELEKIREQIQNIE; this is translated from the coding sequence ATGGTCACAAGCATGACCGGGTTCGGACGGGGCGAAGCCTCCTCCGGCGCCCGACACATCAGCGTTGAACTGCGGAGCGTGAACAACCGCTTTCTCGAGATCGCATTACGGCTGCCACGGTCACTCTCCCTGCGTGAGAACGACTGCAAGGACCAGATCCGGAAGCAGATCACCCGCGGGAAGATCAACGTCACTGTGACCGTGGACCGCGGCACCGAGGCCGGCACGGACGTCCGGTTGAACGTGGATGCCGCGAAAGCACACTACAAGATGTTGCGCGACCTGAAGAAGGCGCTCAAGCTGAAGGAACAGGTGAAGCTGGATCATCTGCTCCACTTCTCCGAGATCTTTCAGAAGGACGAAGAAGAAGGTTCGGATGCCGTTGAATGGGAGATGACGCAGAAGGCGATGGATACGGCGGTCGCCGACCTGCTCAGCATGCGTCAGCAGGAAGGGCGGGAGCTCGAGAAGGATTTCCGCACACGCATCGCGATGATCAGCGACCGTCTGGATGAGATCGAGCGCCTCGCGAAGGACCAGGTGCCGCGTGAGCGCGAGCGCATGAAGGAACGCATCAAGCAGATCATCGAGTCGGAGAAGGTGGACGAAGGGCGGCTGGAACTCGAGGTCGCGTTGTTGGCGGACCGGCTGGACGTCACGGAAGAGTGTGTCCGGTTTCGGGCCCACAACAAGTTCTTCCTGGAGGCGTTGACGTCGGCCGATTCACCGGGCCGCCGCCTCAACTTCCTCATCCAGGAAATGAACCGTGAGGCGAACACGATCGGTTCGAAATCCAGCGCTCAGGAGATCGCCCACATCGTCGTGGGGATCAAGGAAGAGCTGGAGAAGATCAGGGAACAGATCCAGAACATCGAGTAA
- a CDS encoding uracil-DNA glycosylase, with protein MMPDDIPPPEAYDGPPIASYQTGEPQPLPKKQERKEEKDKDAKPATTSAKKSAVNAAWVNAASLPELDTCINTCLQCPLGSTRTKFVFGVGNPHARLMFVGEAPGADEDAQGEPFVGRAGQLLNKILVAISMKREEVYIANILKCRPPNNRTPIPEEVAECMPYLKKQIALVKPQIIVCLGLTAAHNLLGINDSLGKLRGRLLTFENTPLLVTYHPAALLRNPNWKPAAWEDFQAVQKFLAEHAGDVKEGPSVG; from the coding sequence ATGATGCCCGACGATATTCCACCTCCCGAAGCGTACGACGGGCCACCCATAGCATCATACCAGACCGGAGAGCCGCAGCCCTTGCCGAAGAAACAAGAACGCAAAGAAGAAAAAGACAAGGACGCAAAGCCGGCAACGACAAGCGCGAAGAAGAGTGCGGTGAATGCTGCGTGGGTGAACGCCGCGTCGCTGCCGGAACTGGACACGTGCATCAATACCTGTCTGCAGTGCCCGCTCGGCTCAACGCGCACGAAGTTCGTCTTCGGGGTCGGCAACCCGCATGCGCGGCTCATGTTCGTGGGTGAAGCGCCCGGTGCCGATGAAGATGCGCAGGGCGAGCCGTTCGTGGGGCGCGCGGGACAGCTCCTGAACAAGATCCTCGTCGCGATCTCGATGAAACGCGAGGAAGTGTACATCGCGAACATCCTGAAATGCCGTCCGCCGAACAACCGCACACCGATCCCCGAAGAAGTGGCGGAGTGCATGCCCTATCTGAAGAAACAGATCGCACTGGTGAAGCCGCAGATCATCGTCTGCCTCGGGCTCACTGCCGCGCACAATCTTCTGGGCATCAACGACAGCCTTGGTAAATTGCGTGGGCGTTTGTTGACCTTTGAGAATACCCCGTTGTTGGTGACCTATCATCCCGCCGCCCTGCTCCGGAATCCGAACTGGAAACCAGCGGCATGGGAGGACTTTCAGGCCGTGCAGAAATTCCTGGCGGAGCATGCCGGCGATGTGAAGGAGGGACCGAGCGTTGGCTGA
- a CDS encoding DUF4180 domain-containing protein, which yields MSTELMLGSCNGAPYVTCMQKEEIIHSPGDFLDMLAWGGEHDTNRILLQEEHFARAFYDLKTGFAGEVLQKLSNYGCRLAIAGSFTTVRSERFRELMREANKGGQLRFASTEQDAVDWLTSR from the coding sequence ATGTCCACCGAACTCATGTTGGGTTCATGCAATGGCGCGCCGTACGTGACCTGCATGCAGAAGGAAGAGATCATTCACTCTCCCGGGGACTTCCTCGACATGTTGGCATGGGGTGGCGAACATGATACGAACCGGATCCTCCTCCAGGAAGAACACTTTGCCCGGGCCTTCTACGACCTGAAGACGGGATTCGCCGGTGAGGTCCTGCAGAAACTCTCGAACTATGGCTGCCGGCTTGCGATCGCCGGATCGTTCACGACCGTCCGGAGTGAACGGTTCCGCGAACTGATGCGTGAGGCGAACAAGGGAGGACAGCTCAGGTTCGCGAGTACGGAGCAGGACGCTGTTGACTGGCTGACATCGAGGTGA
- the gmk gene encoding guanylate kinase — protein MTSQATGRGRIVVVAAPSGSGKTSIAKEILRRYPTFRFSVSATTRPKRPTETHGKDYFFLERAEFEKRVAAGEFVEWETIYGNLYGTLRCEVDAALMQGLHLMFDVDVKGALSIKRAYPEACLIFIRPPSVEVLEQRLRARLTEDAETLRQRMERVPMELDQAALFDHQVVNDVLSKATDEVDAIVKYHLQQ, from the coding sequence ATGACGTCGCAGGCAACGGGTCGGGGTCGGATCGTCGTCGTGGCCGCGCCCAGCGGTTCAGGCAAGACGTCGATCGCCAAAGAGATCCTCCGCCGCTACCCTACGTTCCGGTTCTCGGTGTCGGCAACGACCCGGCCGAAGCGGCCGACGGAGACACACGGGAAGGATTATTTCTTCCTTGAGCGGGCCGAGTTCGAGAAGCGTGTTGCGGCGGGCGAGTTCGTGGAGTGGGAAACGATCTATGGCAACCTGTACGGCACGCTGAGATGCGAAGTGGATGCGGCGCTCATGCAGGGGTTGCATCTGATGTTTGATGTGGATGTGAAAGGTGCGCTGTCGATCAAGCGCGCGTATCCCGAGGCCTGCCTGATCTTCATCAGGCCGCCGTCGGTGGAAGTACTCGAGCAGCGCCTGCGTGCGCGGCTCACCGAAGATGCAGAAACGCTACGGCAGCGGATGGAGCGTGTGCCGATGGAACTGGATCAGGCAGCGTTGTTCGACCACCAGGTCGTCAACGATGTCCTGAGCAAAGCGACCGATGAGGTCGACGCGATCGTAAAATATCACCTACAGCAATAG
- a CDS encoding DinB family protein — translation MPTRTPKQPAPLIDQVLSTWRVHNEIMTFLIGQIPAKGLEAVPHGSRGRTIAEQLVHLNSVRLGWLQYHRTGKRPRASEVKRTDLRSAAQFKKAFQESHAAVEEFLRETLEGTARPRAFKGSSVRWMGYLISHESHHRGSIMLTLKQNGVRMKDDVALGGLWGKWMWDKQ, via the coding sequence ATGCCGACACGCACACCGAAACAACCCGCACCACTCATCGATCAGGTGCTGAGTACCTGGCGAGTCCATAACGAGATCATGACGTTCCTGATCGGTCAGATCCCGGCGAAAGGTCTTGAGGCGGTACCGCATGGATCGCGCGGGCGCACCATCGCAGAGCAACTGGTGCATTTGAACTCCGTGCGCCTCGGGTGGTTGCAGTATCACCGCACGGGCAAGCGGCCGCGGGCGTCCGAAGTGAAGCGGACGGATCTCCGGTCCGCAGCACAGTTCAAGAAGGCCTTTCAGGAGTCGCACGCGGCGGTCGAAGAGTTCCTCCGCGAAACCCTCGAAGGTACAGCCCGGCCCAGGGCGTTCAAAGGATCATCCGTCCGCTGGATGGGCTACCTCATTTCCCATGAATCACACCACCGTGGCTCTATCATGCTTACGCTGAAGCAGAACGGCGTGCGCATGAAAGACGACGTTGCGCTGGGTGGCTTGTGGGGGAAATGGATGTGGGATAAGCAATGA
- a CDS encoding DUF4412 domain-containing protein, which yields MKNATVRTSMLIALLALMTIGLNAQGLYWESEVSGEKMDGKEVMKTWYMPKMLKIETGNDGDYAILRLDQEKMYMIRAKNKTYSVMTFAELEAGVKQANAQLDQMREQLKNMPAEQRAQMEKMLGMSGGSDAKASVKKLSEARTVSGYPCTRYKILKGTDEFADLWVTRGIKGFDAMRGDLQAYSKRMASLNPRMGEDLGQAMEKIDGFPMESTAMGMKTVVKKVEPRTTPASEFAPPAGFSKVDMKEMSGQ from the coding sequence ATGAAGAATGCAACGGTCCGGACATCAATGCTCATCGCGCTGCTGGCGTTGATGACCATCGGCCTCAACGCGCAGGGTCTGTACTGGGAGAGCGAAGTGAGCGGCGAGAAGATGGACGGCAAGGAAGTGATGAAGACATGGTACATGCCGAAGATGCTGAAGATCGAGACGGGCAACGACGGCGACTATGCGATCCTGCGCCTCGACCAGGAAAAGATGTATATGATCCGGGCGAAGAACAAGACGTATTCCGTGATGACCTTTGCCGAACTCGAGGCGGGGGTGAAGCAGGCGAACGCGCAGCTGGACCAGATGCGCGAGCAGTTGAAGAACATGCCGGCCGAACAGCGCGCACAGATGGAAAAGATGCTCGGTATGTCGGGCGGAAGCGATGCGAAGGCATCGGTGAAGAAGCTGAGCGAGGCCCGCACGGTGAGCGGTTACCCGTGCACGCGGTACAAGATCCTGAAGGGCACCGATGAGTTCGCGGACCTCTGGGTGACGCGCGGCATCAAGGGTTTCGATGCGATGCGCGGCGACCTGCAGGCATACTCGAAGCGCATGGCGTCCCTGAACCCGCGCATGGGTGAGGACCTCGGCCAGGCGATGGAGAAGATCGACGGTTTCCCGATGGAATCCACGGCCATGGGCATGAAGACGGTCGTGAAAAAGGTCGAACCGCGCACCACGCCGGCCTCGGAGTTCGCACCGCCGGCAGGGTTCTCGAAGGTGGATATGAAAGAGATGAGCGGACAGTAA
- the dnaB gene encoding replicative DNA helicase: protein MLQEGRVPPHAVDIEEQIVGAMLLEKEAISKALEVMDEDVFYAERNRKIFQAIIGLFERGEPADVITVAEELRRRGQLEAAGGQAYLVELTMKVSSAANVEYHARIVLEKAILRRLIAENSKITARAFSPSEDAFDLLDDAEQSIFKISEWRLKKSFVSMDRALHSTLEKLEAIHGKHEGVNGVPTGFRDLDTLTGGWQSSDLIIIAGRPSSGKTAFALSLAANAALHKSKPTTIGIFSLEMATEQLIMRLLCADARVDAHAVRTGRLPDEEWTRLSLAAGRLAKASIFIDDSASLGILELRAKARRLKAEHNAGIIVIDYLQLMQGPKGAENREKEISAISRSLKGLAKELNIPVIALSQLSRAVEGRTDKRPILSDLRESGAIEQDADVVMFVHRPEMYLDPKSDKAAEQQGRAEIIIGKQRNGPIDDVNLAFVHRYARFENLALPGLHQAPAQLEEPPF, encoded by the coding sequence ATCCTGCAGGAAGGCCGTGTTCCGCCGCACGCGGTGGACATCGAGGAGCAGATCGTCGGTGCGATGCTCCTTGAGAAGGAAGCCATCTCCAAGGCGCTTGAAGTGATGGACGAGGATGTCTTCTACGCCGAACGGAACCGGAAGATCTTCCAGGCGATCATCGGGCTCTTCGAGCGCGGTGAACCGGCGGACGTTATCACCGTGGCAGAAGAGCTGCGGCGTCGCGGACAGTTGGAAGCCGCGGGCGGACAGGCGTATCTGGTGGAACTGACGATGAAGGTGAGCAGCGCGGCGAACGTGGAGTATCACGCACGCATCGTGCTGGAGAAAGCGATCCTCCGCCGGCTCATCGCGGAGAACTCCAAGATCACCGCGCGCGCTTTCAGCCCATCGGAGGATGCATTCGATCTTCTGGATGATGCCGAGCAATCGATCTTCAAGATCTCCGAATGGCGCCTGAAGAAAAGCTTCGTGTCGATGGACCGCGCACTGCATAGCACGCTCGAGAAGCTCGAAGCCATCCACGGAAAGCACGAAGGCGTGAACGGCGTGCCCACGGGCTTCCGCGATCTGGACACGCTCACGGGCGGATGGCAGTCATCCGATCTCATCATCATCGCAGGCCGGCCGAGCTCCGGCAAGACCGCGTTCGCGCTGTCGCTTGCGGCCAACGCCGCACTGCACAAGAGCAAGCCGACCACCATCGGCATCTTCTCGCTTGAAATGGCAACGGAGCAGCTCATCATGCGCCTGCTTTGCGCCGATGCGCGGGTGGACGCGCATGCAGTGCGCACCGGCCGACTGCCGGACGAGGAATGGACGCGGCTCAGCCTTGCAGCCGGGCGGCTGGCCAAGGCGAGTATCTTCATCGACGATTCGGCGAGTCTCGGTATCCTCGAACTGCGCGCGAAGGCGCGGAGACTCAAGGCCGAACATAACGCGGGCATCATCGTCATCGACTACCTGCAGTTGATGCAGGGGCCGAAGGGCGCGGAGAACCGTGAGAAGGAAATCTCCGCGATCTCGCGTTCGCTCAAGGGCCTCGCGAAGGAATTGAACATCCCGGTGATCGCGCTGTCGCAGTTGAGTCGCGCCGTGGAAGGCCGCACCGACAAGCGGCCGATCCTTTCCGATCTTCGCGAGTCGGGTGCCATCGAGCAGGACGCAGACGTTGTCATGTTCGTGCACCGGCCTGAGATGTATCTGGATCCAAAATCGGACAAGGCAGCGGAACAGCAGGGCCGCGCGGAGATCATCATCGGCAAGCAGCGCAACGGTCCCATCGACGACGTGAACCTCGCCTTCGTGCACCGCTACGCGCGCTTTGAAAATCTTGCGCTTCCCGGGTTGCACCAGGCGCCGGCGCAGCTGGAAGAACCGCCGTTCTAG
- a CDS encoding DNA-directed RNA polymerase subunit omega gives MALKPINLEYFNQTGKNVHECIVAASKRARQINDDIKIEFNQRVELITTKTETEAEENDINPDQLKISLEFEQRPKPTDTALEQLLDDSLSWRFKEREEVPTVKDEEAAEEETPEE, from the coding sequence ATGGCGCTCAAACCGATCAATCTTGAATACTTCAATCAGACCGGCAAGAACGTGCACGAGTGCATCGTGGCAGCGTCCAAGCGTGCCCGTCAGATCAACGACGATATCAAGATCGAGTTCAACCAGCGGGTGGAGCTGATCACCACCAAGACCGAGACCGAGGCCGAGGAGAACGACATCAACCCCGACCAGCTGAAGATCAGCCTCGAGTTCGAACAGCGTCCGAAGCCGACGGACACGGCGCTGGAGCAGCTGCTGGACGATTCCCTCTCCTGGCGCTTCAAGGAGCGTGAAGAGGTTCCCACGGTGAAGGATGAAGAGGCCGCCGAGGAAGAAACACCCGAAGAATAA
- a CDS encoding glycosyltransferase, whose translation MPEPTTPPALTLVVAVYNKADLLRYVLAACARQSFTDFEVIVADDGSGPAIADVVRDARTASSFPIGHLWHEDRGWRKNTMLNNAIRASHADYIVFIDGDCIPSRHFLRDHHAERERGRVLLGRRVETSQRWASGLTVEKIASGLFERYGIQEWMDGVNGRALRMEDGIRIPSRLLRTLLLRTVRGMLGSNFSAWKSDLVAINGFDELYMGPGCGEDSDIQFRLGLAGVTSKSLRNLAVQYHVHHAITKVSDACWDRFQLVQKTTDPRCVHGLELLER comes from the coding sequence ATGCCCGAACCCACAACACCCCCGGCACTGACGCTCGTCGTTGCTGTCTATAATAAGGCGGATCTGCTCCGCTACGTCCTTGCTGCGTGCGCGCGGCAATCGTTCACCGATTTTGAAGTGATCGTGGCCGATGACGGCTCCGGTCCGGCCATCGCCGATGTCGTGCGCGATGCCCGCACCGCTTCCTCGTTCCCCATCGGTCATCTCTGGCACGAGGACCGCGGCTGGCGGAAGAACACGATGCTCAACAACGCGATCCGCGCATCGCACGCCGACTACATCGTGTTCATCGACGGCGATTGCATTCCTTCCCGGCATTTTCTGCGCGACCATCACGCCGAGCGCGAGCGCGGCCGGGTGCTCCTCGGCCGCCGCGTGGAAACGTCGCAGCGCTGGGCATCCGGACTGACGGTGGAGAAGATCGCGTCGGGGCTCTTCGAGCGATACGGCATCCAGGAATGGATGGATGGCGTGAACGGCAGGGCGCTGCGCATGGAGGACGGCATTCGCATCCCGTCGCGCCTTCTGCGTACGCTGCTGCTCCGCACGGTGCGGGGGATGCTCGGGTCGAACTTCTCCGCGTGGAAGTCGGACCTGGTGGCGATCAACGGTTTCGATGAACTTTACATGGGCCCCGGGTGCGGTGAGGACTCTGACATTCAGTTCCGCCTCGGTCTGGCCGGTGTCACAAGCAAATCCCTCCGCAATCTCGCTGTGCAGTACCACGTGCATCACGCGATCACGAAGGTGTCCGATGCTTGCTGGGACAGGTTCCAGTTGGTGCAGAAGACGACGGATCCGCGGTGTGTGCATGGGCTGGAGCTGTTGGAACGATAG
- a CDS encoding DUF1460 domain-containing protein: MTTRRTFLGHFTLLAGGTLLGGKALQAFAGERTDEQIFLATMAWAKKEGVAQLPVGEAVAAFGQHFLGTPYVAHSLEEPGDEHLVVNLRGFDCLTFVENMLAMARCVRSGNATFDDFKKQLTSIRYTGGVISGYPSRLHYFTDWMLDNGNKGTLRPLTRELGGAAYTKTIDFMSTHTSSYRQLADTAFVQRIRAVEAALTSGPLYYIPADAIAAIEPELQSGDVIGTVTTMAGMDIAHTGMVLRRGGKAHFMHAPLSGKKVLVSDGTLAEYIHSIRSHTGIIIGRPLEPVH, from the coding sequence ATGACGACACGCAGAACATTCCTCGGCCACTTCACCCTCCTCGCAGGCGGTACGCTGCTGGGCGGCAAGGCGTTGCAGGCCTTCGCCGGCGAACGAACCGACGAGCAGATCTTCCTCGCCACCATGGCCTGGGCGAAGAAGGAAGGCGTCGCGCAACTGCCGGTCGGAGAAGCGGTCGCCGCCTTCGGGCAGCACTTCCTCGGCACGCCCTACGTCGCGCATTCCCTCGAAGAGCCCGGGGATGAACACCTCGTGGTGAACCTGCGCGGATTCGATTGCCTCACGTTCGTTGAGAACATGCTGGCGATGGCGCGATGCGTGCGCTCCGGAAATGCCACGTTCGACGATTTCAAGAAGCAGTTGACCTCCATCCGCTATACCGGCGGGGTCATCAGCGGGTATCCGAGCAGGCTGCACTACTTCACTGACTGGATGCTGGACAACGGGAACAAGGGCACACTACGGCCTCTGACCCGGGAATTGGGCGGCGCAGCCTACACGAAAACCATCGATTTCATGTCCACCCATACCAGCTCCTACCGGCAACTTGCGGATACGGCATTCGTACAACGCATAAGGGCCGTGGAAGCAGCCCTCACTTCCGGTCCACTCTATTATATACCGGCAGATGCGATAGCGGCGATCGAGCCGGAGCTGCAGAGCGGCGACGTGATCGGGACCGTAACAACGATGGCGGGAATGGATATCGCCCACACCGGCATGGTCCTGCGGCGCGGCGGGAAGGCGCACTTCATGCATGCGCCGTTGTCGGGCAAGAAAGTGCTGGTGTCCGACGGGACCCTGGCAGAGTACATACACAGCATACGATCACACACGGGCATCATCATCGGGCGTCCACTCGAGCCGGTGCACTAG
- a CDS encoding DUF814 domain-containing protein: protein MHSSHHIMALVARDLQDSLADDVLGVPFSQDRDELVIPLLDRPGALFVSCSPAVPVVFLHESFARAKRNSVDLLTRAGGTTVRGIALHPSDRILSLSLSNGLTLEIQLFGPRSNVMLLDETRTVVDAFKKSKQLTGTVVPVPDTVRYQALPDAARGPFAEGTMMLGASVKRALPLLPPVVIRELLFRADLGTGTLVREAVAAQLSALITAAEELERELGSPGPRIYSSPDGTPLHMATVRLTHLPGAKEETFAGIHEALRELFVRRRSTDGLRQEQHTLMDALRRRMERAHRTMNAIRMDASESDRIVRYRQFGALLMEHLGSFVKGDATWTFTGGEAPVEIPLVVSLTPVQNAQRYFEKAKSAERSRSMTEDRLKAYGAVYDQARALLAALEPISTRPALRMYMKENKDALRALGATETEQDQERAPFRVFTVHGGFEVWAGKSSTNNDELTLRHARPEDLWFHARGASGSHVILKVSSAAGEPGKRAKAEAAGIAAYYSKMKNAKIVPVAMTRRKYVHKPKGAPPGTVAITREEVVMATPGLPSAEA from the coding sequence GTGCACTCTTCCCACCATATCATGGCCCTCGTGGCCCGTGATCTTCAGGATTCCCTCGCGGATGATGTTCTGGGGGTACCTTTCTCCCAGGACCGGGACGAGCTGGTGATCCCGCTTCTGGACCGGCCGGGCGCCCTGTTCGTGAGCTGCTCCCCTGCCGTTCCGGTGGTCTTTCTCCATGAGTCGTTCGCCCGGGCGAAGCGGAATTCCGTGGATCTTCTGACACGCGCAGGCGGAACCACGGTCAGGGGCATCGCACTCCATCCTTCCGACCGTATCCTGTCGTTGTCGCTATCGAACGGGCTCACGCTGGAGATCCAGCTCTTCGGCCCGCGGTCCAATGTGATGCTGCTCGATGAGACCCGCACCGTGGTCGATGCCTTCAAGAAATCCAAACAACTCACCGGCACGGTCGTTCCTGTGCCCGACACCGTCCGGTATCAGGCACTTCCGGATGCCGCACGCGGCCCATTCGCCGAAGGCACAATGATGCTTGGAGCGTCGGTCAAGCGTGCTCTTCCTCTCCTGCCGCCGGTCGTGATCCGCGAATTGTTGTTCCGTGCGGACCTGGGCACCGGTACGTTGGTGCGTGAAGCAGTCGCGGCGCAGTTGAGCGCGCTGATCACCGCGGCGGAAGAATTGGAACGAGAACTGGGCTCTCCCGGTCCGCGCATCTATTCGTCGCCCGATGGCACGCCGCTGCATATGGCAACCGTCCGGCTCACCCATCTCCCCGGTGCAAAGGAAGAGACGTTCGCCGGCATCCACGAGGCGCTGCGCGAATTGTTCGTGCGGCGGCGCAGCACCGACGGACTCCGGCAAGAGCAGCACACGTTGATGGACGCGCTCCGCCGGCGCATGGAGCGTGCGCACCGCACGATGAACGCCATCCGCATGGATGCATCGGAGAGCGACCGGATCGTGCGGTACCGGCAGTTCGGTGCGTTGCTCATGGAACATCTGGGGAGTTTCGTGAAGGGCGATGCAACATGGACCTTCACCGGGGGCGAGGCGCCGGTGGAGATCCCGCTTGTTGTGTCGCTGACGCCCGTGCAGAATGCACAGCGGTATTTCGAAAAAGCAAAGAGTGCGGAGCGTTCGCGCTCCATGACCGAGGACCGTTTGAAGGCATACGGCGCGGTCTATGACCAGGCGCGCGCATTGCTCGCCGCATTGGAACCGATCTCCACCCGTCCTGCGTTGAGGATGTACATGAAAGAGAACAAGGATGCACTCCGTGCGTTAGGCGCGACGGAGACCGAACAGGATCAGGAGCGTGCGCCGTTCCGCGTGTTCACCGTGCACGGCGGCTTCGAGGTGTGGGCCGGCAAGAGCAGCACGAACAACGACGAGCTCACGTTGCGTCATGCGCGCCCCGAAGACCTGTGGTTCCATGCGCGCGGCGCGTCGGGATCGCATGTGATCCTGAAGGTCTCGTCCGCGGCCGGTGAACCGGGCAAGCGTGCAAAGGCCGAAGCGGCGGGCATTGCCGCGTACTACAGCAAGATGAAGAATGCGAAGATCGTTCCTGTCGCGATGACGCGGCGCAAATACGTGCACAAGCCCAAGGGCGCGCCGCCGGGCACGGTCGCGATCACGCGTGAAGAGGTGGTGATGGCCACCCCCGGGCTGCCTTCCGCAGAGGCGTGA
- the coaBC gene encoding bifunctional phosphopantothenoylcysteine decarboxylase/phosphopantothenate--cysteine ligase CoaBC yields the protein MLTGKHILLGVTGGIAAYKSALLVREFVRAGAEVQVVMTPSATQFVTPLTFATLSRRDVIIEMFPPSPDQPTSQWTKHIDLGVWADVMLIAPATANTIAKIAAGMADNFLTSLVLALRGPLVVAPTMDVDMYTNAATQHNIGVLRSRGVHIVEPEAGELASGLSGPGRLPDTPVLIEAVKNVLKGTAKDLAGRRILVTAGPTQEPIDPVRYLGNRSSGKMGFAVAEAAAARGASVTLIAGPVHLSTPAGVQRVDVHTAREMADAVTDHFGACDALVMSAAVADFAPASPADTKIKREALSTDRFVIECVKNPDILRTAGEMRTHQVLVGFALETDNGLEHARKKRAGKKLDLIVLNDPRVEGAAFGSATNVVTLIGTDDKPEPLPRMPKLDVAHRILDRVLQLFPATR from the coding sequence GTGCTGACGGGCAAGCACATCCTGCTGGGCGTCACGGGCGGCATCGCGGCATACAAGAGCGCGTTGCTGGTCCGTGAGTTCGTGCGTGCAGGCGCGGAGGTGCAGGTTGTCATGACCCCCTCCGCGACGCAGTTCGTCACACCTCTCACCTTTGCCACACTCTCCCGGCGGGATGTCATCATCGAGATGTTCCCGCCGTCGCCGGACCAGCCCACGTCGCAGTGGACGAAACACATCGACCTGGGCGTCTGGGCCGATGTCATGCTCATCGCTCCCGCCACGGCCAACACGATCGCCAAGATCGCTGCGGGCATGGCGGACAACTTCCTCACCTCCCTTGTGCTTGCCCTGCGCGGCCCTCTCGTCGTTGCTCCCACGATGGACGTGGACATGTACACCAATGCGGCGACGCAGCACAACATCGGCGTGCTCCGTTCGCGCGGCGTGCATATCGTGGAGCCCGAAGCGGGCGAACTCGCCAGCGGCCTCTCGGGGCCCGGCCGCCTGCCGGATACTCCGGTGCTCATCGAAGCAGTGAAGAACGTTCTGAAGGGTACAGCGAAGGACCTCGCCGGCCGGCGTATCCTCGTCACCGCAGGGCCGACGCAGGAGCCGATCGATCCCGTCCGCTACCTCGGCAACAGGTCATCAGGGAAGATGGGCTTCGCGGTCGCCGAAGCGGCTGCCGCACGTGGTGCATCCGTGACGCTCATTGCGGGGCCGGTGCATCTGTCGACGCCCGCCGGCGTGCAGCGTGTGGATGTGCACACGGCACGTGAGATGGCCGATGCGGTGACCGACCACTTCGGCGCATGTGATGCTCTGGTAATGAGTGCTGCGGTCGCGGACTTCGCGCCGGCCTCGCCCGCCGACACCAAAATCAAACGAGAGGCATTGAGCACCGACCGCTTCGTCATCGAATGCGTAAAGAATCCGGACATCCTCCGGACCGCCGGTGAGATGCGGACCCATCAGGTGCTGGTCGGGTTCGCGCTCGAGACCGACAACGGTTTGGAGCATGCACGGAAGAAGCGTGCCGGCAAGAAACTGGACCTCATCGTGCTGAACGACCCGCGCGTGGAAGGTGCCGCGTTCGGGTCCGCAACAAACGTGGTCACGCTCATCGGCACCGACGACAAACCAGAACCGCTCCCGCGCATGCCGAAGCTGGATGTTGCGCACAGGATACTGGACCGCGTTCTCCAACTCTTTCCCGCAACCCGTTAA